TGAAGTCTAACAACTCCTGGTCCATAGTGTGTGAAGATGACTTTGACCAGCAGGATGCAGAGGTGGTCTGTAGGGAGCTGGGATGTGGGCCTCCATCAGGCCTCCAGGGGGCGCTCTATGGAGAAACGGAGGCtccagagtggagcagagagttcCTCTGTGAAGGTCATGAGTCTGCTTTACTCCACTGTAAAAGTAGCAGTTCATCTCAGAAGTTCTGTTCTTCTGGTAAAGCTGTTGAGCTCACCTGTTCAGGTAGAGGAGAAGCTTTAGTTTTAGTGCTGTTAACAGAatgacttctttatttttacctcactttctgttttcctccagtCCCTTTCAGGTTGGTGGGAACAACCAGCCGCTGTGCTGGAGTTCTGGAAGTGTTCTACAGCAAAGAGTGGAGACCAGTTTATGTCTCTAAATCAGAGGAAAACTGGAATCATGAATCAGCAACTGCAGTGTGTTCACAGCTGGATTGTGGTTCTTCTGTGTTCCAAGAAGTCACAGACAATTCTACAGGGAGAGATGTGTGGAGGATCGACTCCTCCTGTTGGAAGTCACTTTTTGATCACTGTGTCTTTGGTTATAATTCTTATAGTAAGAACGGACTGGAGGTTTCATGTTCAGGTAAactgatgtgtttgtgtttcaaacTATGGGTTAAGATAACTGTCAAAATGAGTACACTCATCGAGAAAGTTGTGTACAAAGTATTACTTTGACAATAGactttgtacatttaaaaaagcctaatttta
This window of the Oryzias melastigma strain HK-1 unplaced genomic scaffold, ASM292280v2 sc05661, whole genome shotgun sequence genome carries:
- the LOC112140885 gene encoding scavenger receptor cysteine-rich domain-containing protein SCART1-like; the protein is MKSMTLWRECVDVDDSSSPFQINITCSESIRLVNGENRCSGRLEVKSNNSWSIVCEDDFDQQDAEVVCRELGCGPPSGLQGALYGETEAPEWSREFLCEGHESALLHCKSSSSSQKFCSSGKAVELTCSVPFRLVGTTSRCAGVLEVFYSKEWRPVYVSKSEENWNHESATAVCSQLDCGSSVFQEVTDNSTGRDVWRIDSSCWKSLFDHCVFGYNSYSKNGLEVSCSGKLMCLCFKLWVKITVKMSTLIEKVVYKVLL